From one Plasmodium malariae genome assembly, chromosome: 12 genomic stretch:
- the ACC gene encoding biotin carboxylase subunit of acetyl CoA carboxylase, putative: MINSFSLLFLFVLIFENLAESIKNSNNHYLHMHNNIKKNNFIDRDTREAYHHCIKGSNNILYENYRNKFVPLFVSKGTEISNSFFKIKKSKHADNSVNSSKSNTESSPFPLNEQGYVNILDNHSKDTKWEKNERLSKKYFDEEYAYNTRSKIHDETKESFISVTSKDDYFQNNFRENSYSSNINDKSTIRKNTSNNNKGGSYIEQESDYLSNYNIAYNNIEENMNNINYVANPSPSSSSSFISSSSFPSSFSPTSSFPSSTFPPSTSSIIKKTKSDMMLYAYSDDMLKDGIIFSKRNVRKKKKNLNKLFYSFKTPKNSSSRNNDTSDIQNLPNNSYSSCRKYSKRVDVDNAYEGSLLDEEIKLEEGNRVSGNNAQCNKMFEVNGSTCSSKINKFVDHTDFPTYEEKNYIKKKAHEEYVNYIKERRYPYFNFLKNKNEKIIKKLLIANNGMAALKCILSLKEWLFKKFYDENLIKIIVLATDDDIRSNAKYISLADKVVKVPSGKNINNYANVPLIIDIAKKENVDAVWPGWGHCSENPLLSILLEKENLIFIGPTGQVMEALGDKISANILAQSVNVPVVKWSGDSIIIDNFENKIKDDIYNKSTIHSLEACIKECDRIGYPVMIKASQGGGGKGIRKVESEKEIKKAYEQVQNELPDSPIFLMKVCNNVRHIEIQVVGDMYGNVCSLSGRDCTTQRRFQKIFEEGPPSVVPDHIFREMEKSSIRLTKMIKYRGAGTIEYLYDQVKQKYFFLELNPRLQVEHPVSEGITNTNLISIQLQVAMGIPLQNIDDINRLYKINERITSQSTLPIKGERTSEYNQIQHSQKHQNRGNLTKMNEDDILNNTHIHVNIPNDISKNTSMNNVDTISKGSGAKCIENFDFYNNTPYINNYVIAARITAENSNDSFKPTSGRVKRINFQNSKDVWGYFSINDGFVHEFSDSQIGHIFAQGETREVARKNLILSLRKLNIDGEIKTVTKYLAKILESKAFIDNDITTNWLDTIIEEKKNIYYNTFHIIILCASIFKLLVYFMNEKEKVEDNLNREDIGIMPKEKHPHHVRSSSSGKSNSSENGLNTKMKNAYIFDIIFQNVKYDFKGYNTGENLYKLQINGQELEIFAEYEKENNKIFASFYNQTYIYTCSEDSLGIHMHLEKDNIFIPKISNPFHLLSNTNGKIVKYLIKDGEEVKKNEDYIEVEAMKMIMTFKSTETGILKHKMSEGTIIKIGDLLGVIERDEKSEQMEEKKEQDQIKQFTQHLDLSNKYAYELKHSEVELGALRSKDNTSSYINSDNYNNTNSNTNVTGATARSCVKKTVPNGDGNRNPLNEQGEMIQGNTSKGVHVNDAVNVHTSNVYNAPNTAHVSHIVHTSKNSNTFNMSKTSNISNTSNMSNTRHNAFEVLDSDETETLDLKGGQNREDTFYKNEDTSLSEGNRKNRLFLKQKKHIFRLFCKRNENDNKKKTAVNYLNDRFNAVKTYLTSLSLPSISSIPNSETSIHKSISSDSVNYAANNDRQHNNFVNNLVSNRSMDSDNMESLLAVLLTKDRLSPLDDNTAINKVKSNSYNSSDNKMRSNINDNNDINNDINNDNNNDNNNEDNNQDNNDNNNEDNNKDSLSSEIVSTRNISNEKISNSDSLNENTTKNSESNNSISNNYSIDDNDKVNSSGTHSNDSAPKYNRYMLDLPNMKRIEYLLKGYEQDYTECFKELIKGDNLFQNVNYILNKFIEYNSLFSIKEIITEVEVYDILYTNITDKKKQYEIIHAYTYNYLSIKFVEMILNYLLNSCKEIKLPLDILDKIKILKNFRGKIFGNVVLLSRFILFLTKHLELVTYLGNALSYDSLEEQERRKLHAYLKNSNTTTVTASTNTSTNSSAIDTINIDRNISANNNNDDVTYLQFEELLRKSNNEQVVELFLEHSCDKHMFIPSLLTQKKNNHALLEIYVRNLYKYFSIKTIPVSDNCLKFSLNDSEFDNLLILCNNDMDDYINNINIMKEQLNSYDEILNNVHIINKSEQLLNYVQTNISSLLKNCHNVYVYNYSGNSYGDIYEWKSKELENTLKEKKKGMNEDDRMNFLPYEKHIFSFENSCQNYKLKNVGEKMIKKTKIFLGIYNKSDNDRNSNNNSSNSSNNSGNNNSTNSSNNSSINNDKHVSLFAERIIDMNDLKRRNRMRCGSLFAFNESKETDKIVLSNKEEKQVYASFISELIESVGDIRIARLRDLVEDTKITSYITYSVIIDNYNNEEVEKQINKIKETYKYFLSTYNELLLENYVNNVYIKVYKKKKEYLNSGINIKLDRLLKLHVLFDNEENVIEQINEITPFDIDTLYLKRKRARDVDTVYAYDFIKLIDIALNRMNSTLNNNFNYINSIKEFRLDHNSIQIGKETKIESNDERNDERNDERNDERNGGYINYGNIEHSSDRSGVHSTKHNDEGSTHDSNTSSNTLCDKHNSLNSSEGKCVSLFENCDNLSADDVRIKNSLYLTDKINVGKNKTSVIGFLMNVRTDEYKEGRDIVFIINDITTYGGSFSVLEDELYYGISCYAREKKIPRIYISCNSGARIGLYTYLMDKIKVCWKDNKKKELGYNYIYITQEVKDKMPKDDIVFLNEIMENNEKRYIIDGIVGNLNNHIGVENLRGSGLIAGETSKAYEQIFTLSYVTGRSVGIGAYLVRLGKRIIQKKGSSLLLTGFNALNKILGEKVYVSNEQLGGVKIMMRNGISQIEAENDQDGINKIFKWLSYVPKTSIDYYDVIERAEEDETVQEMEDKQQNYDSSTRPCMLRGTGSPGKNTEPKKARKQGDNREDYIDGHIYSITDDKVDSNFQNIGVKICEPISLAGTGEESFSKNKNGHTKLQEEQSSKAKFFIKQINDMDSDDLNDTDIVELIRGTDTKQGFLDKNSYFEYMSEWGKGIIAGRGKLGSIPIGFIAVNKNLVKHVIPCDPALKTKTIKSIHAPCVFLPDNSYKTAQSIEDFSKENLPLFVFANWRGFSGGTMDMFNSILKFGSMIVNQLVNYKHPVFVYIPIGGELRGGSWVVVDETLNSQIIEMYADTYSKGGILEPPGIVEVKFRFPEIKKLMHSIDSSIIALNEKLLNAQEDEDIIKIKKEIEEKEKELLPFYLQVCHKYADLHDVSTCMQSKGAIRKIVPWKKARSFFYYRLLRRLLINILNKKYSSKISKNDEIKKLLNSITDSDVGDYEACKRILNENTLNYIKKLTDDILYKNNLDDFYEAFENLSRRQKKELFNKISSYKF, encoded by the exons atgattaatagcttttcattattatttttatttgttcttatatttgaaaatctTGCAGAgtcaataaaaaatagtaataatcaTTATCTACACatgcataataatattaaaaagaataacttCATTGACAGAGATACTAGAGAAGCATATCATCATTGTATAAAAGGGTCTAATAATATTCTGTATGAGAATTATAGAAACAAATTTGTGCCTTTGTTTGTATCCAAGGGAACAGAAATATCAAactccttttttaaaataaaaaaatcaaagCATGCAGATAATTCAGTCAATAGTTCGAAGAGCAATACTGAAAGTTCACCATTTCCCCTTAATGAGCAAGGTTATGTTAACATTTTAGACAATCATTCCAAAGATacaaaatgggaaaaaaatgaaagattaagtaaaaaatactttgatgaagaatatgcatataacaCAAGAAGTAAAATACATGATGAAACTAAAGAAAGTTTTATAAGTGTCACATCTAAGGAtgattattttcaaaataattttagagAAAATAGTTACTCGAGCAATATAAACGATAAGAGTactattagaaaaaatacaagtaataataataaaggagGTTCTTACATAGAACAAGAATCAGATTATTTATCAAATTATAATATCGCATATAACAACATTgaagaaaatatgaataatataaattatgtagcAAACCCTTCtccttcttcttcttcttctttcaTTTCTTCGTCTTCCTTTCCATCGTCTTTTTCTCCAACTTCCTCTTTTCCATCGTCTACTTTTCCGCCTTCTACGTCCtccattataaaaaagacaaaaagcGATATGATGTTATATGCGTATTCAGATGATATGTTAAAGGACGGTATAATATTCAGTAAAAGAAATGTtcgaaaaaagaagaaaaatttaaacaaattattttacagtTTTAAGACCCCAAAGAATTCTTCATCTCGAAACAATGATACAAGTGATATCCAGAATTTACCTAATAACAGTTACAGTAGCTGTAGAAAATATTCTAAGAGGGTTGACGTAGATAATGCATATGAGGGAAGTCTACTAGATGAAGAGATCAAATTAGAAGAAGGAAATAGGGTATCAGGTAACAATGCACAATGTAATAAGATGTTCGAGGTAAATGGAAGCACATGTAGCAGTAAGATTAATAAATTCGTTGATCATACAGATTTTCCAACAtacgaagaaaaaaattacataaaaaaaaaagcgcaTGAAGAATacgtaaattatattaaggaAAGACGATAtccttattttaattttttaaaaaataaaaatgaaaaaattatcaaaaaattgttaattgCAAATAATGGAATGGCAGCcctaaaatgtattttatcgTTAAAAGAAtggttatttaaaaaattttatgatgaaaacttaataaaaattatagttcTAGCTACAGATGATGATATTAGAAGTAatgcaaaatatatttccttaGCAGATAAAGTAGTTAAGGTACCTTcaggtaaaaatataaataattatgcaAATGTACCTTTAATAATAGATAttgcaaaaaaagaaaatgtagaTGCTGTTTGGCCAGGATGGGGACATTGTTCTGAGAACCCATTATTGTCTATATTATTAGAAAAGgagaatttaatttttatcgGGCCAACTGGTCAGGTGATGGAAGCTTTAGGAGATAAAATATCCGCTAACATTTTAGCTCAAAGTGTGAATGTACCTGTTGTTAAATGGAGTGGTGATAGCATTATAATTgacaattttgaaaataaaattaaagatgatatatataataaatctaCTATACATTCGTTAGAAGCATGTATAAAAGAATGTGATAGAATTGGCTATCCAGTTATGATAAAAGCCTCACAAGGAGGTGGAGGAAAAGGGATTAGAAAAGTAGAAagtgaaaaagaaattaaaaaagcatATGAACAAGTACAAAATGAATTACCAGATTCtcctatatttttaatgaaagtATGTAATAATGTAAGACATATTGAAATACAAGTAGTTGGTGACATGTATGGTAATGTTTGTTCCTTAAGTGGAAGAGACTGTACTACTCAAAGAagatttcaaaaaatttttgaagaAGGGCCACCATCAGTTGTTCCTGATCATATTTTTAGAGAAATGGAAAAGTCATCAATACGTTtaacaaaaatgataaaatatagaGGAGCAGGAActattgaatatttatatgatcaagtaaaacaaaaatatttttttttagagttAAATCCTCGTTTGCAAGTGGAGCATCCGGTGTCGGAAGGAATAACAAATACTAACCTTATATCCATACAACTCCAAGTAGCTATGGGTATTCCTCTTCAAAATATAGATGATATTAACaggttatataaaattaatgagcGAATTACGAGCCAAAGTACATTACCGATTAAAGGGGAAAGAACATCTGAGTATAATCAAATACAGCATAGTCAAAAGCATCAAAATAGGGGGAATCTTACCAAAATGAATGAAgatgatatattaaacaatACACACATCCATGTGAACATACCTAAtgatatttcaaaaaatacatCAATGAATAATGTTGATACCATATCAAAAGGAAGTGGTGCCAAATGCATAGAAAATTTCgacttttataataatacaccatacataaataattatgttattGCGGCAAGAATTACAGCAGAAAATAGTAATGACAGTTTTAAGCCAACATCTGGTAGggtaaaaagaataaattttcaaaattcaAAAGATGTGTGGGgttatttttccattaacGATGGATTCGTTCATGAGTTTTCGGATTCTCAAATTGGACATATATTTGCACAAGGAGAAACAAGAGAAGTAGCTAGAAAAAATTTGATTCTATCCTTAAGGAAATTAAATATAGATGGAGAAATAAAAACtgttacaaaatatttagcGAAAATTTTAGAATCCAAAGCTTTTATCGATAATGATATAACAACCAATTGGTTAGATACCATaatagaagaaaagaaaaatatttattataacacctttcatataattatattatgtgcttctatttttaaattgcttgtttattttatgaatgaaaaggaaaaggttGAGGATAATTTAAATAGAGAAGATATTGGTATCATGCCAAAGGAGAAGCATCCTCATCACGTTAGAAGTAGCAGTAGCGGTAAAAGTAACAGCAGCGAGAATGGATTAAAcacaaaaatgaagaatgcatatatttttgatattatatttcaGAATGTGAAATATGATTTCAAAGGATATAATACCGGCGAGAATTTATACAAACTACAAATTAATGGTCAAGAACTAGAAATATTTGCAGaatatgaaaaggaaaataacaaaatttttgcTAGCTTCTATaatcaaacatatatatatacatgttcaGAAGATAGCTTAGGTATACATATGCATCTAGAAAAagacaatatttttattccaaaAATAAGCAATccatttcatttattatccAATACTAATGGAAAAATAGTCAAGTATTTAATAAAGGATGGTGaggaagtaaaaaaaaatgaggacTATATAGAAGTAGAAGCAATGAAAATGATTATGACTTTTAAATCAACAGAAACAGgtatattaaaacataaaatgtCCGAAGGaactattattaaaattggaGATTTATTAGGAGTTATAGAAAGAGATGAAAAAAGTGAACAGAtggaagagaaaaaagagcAAGATCAAATTAAGCAGTTTACGCAGCATTTAGACTTGTCAAACAAATACGCATATGAATTAAAACACTCAGAAGTAGAGCTAGGAGCTCTCCGAAGCAAGGATAACACGAGTAGTTATATTAATAgtgataattataataatactaatagTAATACTAATGTTACAGGTGCAACCGCACGCAGTTGTGTGAAAAAAACAGTTCCAAACGGAGATGGAAATAGAAATCCCTTAAATGAACAAGGGGAAATGATACAAGGGAATACATCCAAAGGTGTTCACGTGAACGATGCGGTTAATGTGCATACTTCTAATGTTTATAATGCACCTAATACTGCCCATGTTTCCCATATTGTACATACCTCTAAGAATTCAAACACCTTTAACATGTCTAAAACTTCCAACATTTCTAACACCTCTAACATGTCTAACACGCGCCATAATGCGTTCGAAGTGCTGGATAGTGACGAGACGGAGACGCTAGATCTAAAAGGAGGGCAAAATCGTGAAGAcactttttacaaaaatgagGATACGTCGTTAAGTGAaggaaatagaaaaaatagattatttttaaagcaaaaaaagcatatatttcgtttattttgtaagagaaatgaaaatgataataagaaaaaaacagCAGTTAATTATCTGAATGATAGGTTTAATGCTGTCAAAACATACTTGACTAGTTTAAGTTTACCAAGCATCAGTTCAATACCTAATTCTGAAACTTCAATTCATAAATCTATATCTAGTGATTCTGTGAACTATGCTGCTAATAATGATAGACAGCATAATAATTTCGTTAATAATCTGGTTAGTAATCGTTCAATGGATAGTGATAATATGGAAAGTCTCCTAGCAGTACTGTTAACGAAAGATCGTCTGTCGCCCCTCGATGATAATACGGCTattaataaagtaaaaagtaATAGTTATAATAGTAGTGATAACAAGATGAGGagtaatattaatgataataatgatatcAATAATGATATcaataatgataacaataATGACAACAATAATGAGGACAATAATCAGGACAATAATGACAACAATAATGAGGACAATAACAAGGACAGTCTATCTAGTGAAATAGTTTCCACTagaaatatttcaaatgaaAAGATATCAAACAGTGAttcattaaatgaaaatacgACGAAAAATAGTGAGTCCAACAATAGTATATCGAATAATTATTCCATAGATGACAATGACAAAGTCAATAGTAGTGGTACACATTCTAATGATAGTGCACCTAAATATAATCGATATATGCTAGATTTGCCAAATATGAAAAGAATTGAATACTTATTAAAAGGGTATGAACAAGATTATACAGAATGTTTTAAAGAGTTAATAAAAGGggataatttatttcaaaatgtgaattatatattaaacaaatttatagaatataattctttattttcgataaaagaaattataacaGAAGTAGAagtatatgatatattatacacAAATATCACAGACAAGAAAAAGCAGTATGAAATTAttcatgcatatacatacaattaTTTGAGTATAAAATTTGTAGAAATGATTCTAAACTATTTGTTAAATAGttgtaaagaaataaaattgcCATTAGATATTTTAGataaaatcaaaatattaaaaaattttagagGGAAAATATTTGGGAATGTAGTTTTATTGTCAAGATTTATCCTCTTTTTGACTAAACATTTAGAATTAGTTACCTATCTTGGAAATGCATTAAGTTACGATAGTTTGGAAGAGCAAGAAAGGAGGAAATTACATGCCTATCTGAAAAACAGTAATACTACCACGGTTACGGCTTCCACGAACACATCTACCAACTCCAGCGCTATTGATACTATTAATATCGATAGAAACATCTCtgctaataataataatgatgatgtAACATACCTCCAATTTGAGGAGCTATTAAGAAAAAGCAATAATGAACAAGTTGTGGAATTATTTTTAGAGCATTCCTGTGACAAGCATATGTTCATTCCTTCGCTACTTACACAAAAGAAGAATAATCATGCATTGCTAGAAATTTATGTACgtaatttgtataaatattttagtattaAAACGATACCTGTTTCTGACAACTGCTTGAAATTTTCTCTTAATGATTCAGAGTTTGATaacttattaattttatgtaataatgatatggatgattatataaataatattaatataatgaaagaaCAGTTGAACTCATAtgatgaaatattaaataatgtacacataataaataagagtGAAcaacttttaaattatgttcaAACCAATATATCTAGTCTTTTGAAAAATTGTCATaatgtgtacgtatataatTACTCGGGTAATAGTTATGGAGATATATATGAGTGGAAAAGTAAAGAATTAGAGAACacattaaaagaaaaaaaaaaaggaatgaaTGAAGATGACAGAATGAATTTCTTACCCTatgaaaaacatattttctcttttgaAAACAGTTGTcagaattataaattaaaaaatgtaggagaaaaaatgattaaaaagACTAAGATATTCCTAGGAATTTATAACAAAAGTGATAATGATAggaatagtaataataacagtagtaatagtagtaacaatagtggtaataacaatagtaccaatagcagtaataatagtagtattaataatgataaacATGTGTCTTTATTTGCTGAAAGAATTATTGATATGAATGATTTAAAACGTCGAAACAGAATGAGGTGTGGGTCATTGTTCGCATTTAACGAATCAAAAGAAACAGACAAAATTGTCCTTTCGAATAAAGAAGAGAAGCAAGTGTATGCATCCTTTATATCAGAATTGATTGAATCAGTAGGAGATATAAGAATTGCCAGATTGAGAGATTTGGTTGAAGACACGAAGATAACTAGTTACATAACATACAGTGTGATAATTGACAATTACAACAATGAAGAAGTAGAGAAGCAAATAAATAAGATCAAGGAgacgtataaatatttccttAGCACATATAATGAACTTTTACTAGAGAACTATgttaataatgtatatataaaagtttataaaaaaaaaaaggaatatttaaatagcggaataaatataaaattagataGGTTATTAAAACTACATGTCCTATTCGATAATGAGGAAAATGTTattgaacaaataaatgaaattaccCCTTTTGATATTGACACtttgtatttaaaaaggaaaagagcACGAGATGTCGACACTGTATACGCGTACGATTTTATTAAGTTAATAGATATAGCCCTGAATAGAATGAACAGcactttaaataataattttaattacattaatAGCATAAAGGAGTTTAGGTTAGACCACAATTCAATACAGATTggaaaagaaacaaaaatcGAAAGTAATGATGAACGTAATGATGAACGTAATGATGAACGTAATGACGAACGTAATGGGGGGTACATTAATTATGGAAACATCGAACATAGCAGTGATAGAAGCGGTGTGCATAGTACTAAGCATAATGATGAGGGAAGTACCCATGATAGTAATACGAGCAGTAATACACTATGTGATAAACATAACTCATTAAACAGCAGTGAAGGGAAATGTGTGTCCCTATTTGAGAACTGCGATAATCTAAGTGCTGATGATgttagaataaaaaattctctttatttaacggataaaataaatgtaggaaaaaataaaacaagtgTTATTGGCTTCTTAATGAATGTAAGAACAGATGAATATAAAGAAGGGAGAGAtatagtttttattataaatgatataacaACATATGGTGGATCGTTCAGTGTATTAGAGgatgaattatattatggAATATCATGTTATGCAagggaaaagaaaataccacgtatttatatatcttgTAATTCTGGAGCTAGAATAGgtttatatacttatttaatGGATAAAATTAAGGTATGTTGGAaggataataaaaagaaagagcttggttataattatatatatataacacaaGAAGTAAAGGACAAAATGCCAAAAGATgatattgtatttttaaacgaaattatggaaaataatgaaaagagaTATATTATTGATGGCATAGTAGgaaatttaaataatcatATAGGAGTAGAAAATTTAAGAGGAAGTGGGTTAATCGCAGGAGAAACATCAAAAGCATATGAACAAATTTTCACCTTATCCTATGTAACAGGACGAAGTGTTGGAATAGGTGCATATTTGGTTAGGCTtggaaaaagaattattcaGAAAAAAGGGTCATCTCTTTTATTAACTGGTTTTAAtgctttaaataaaatattaggaGAAAAAGTTTACGTTAGTAATGAGCAACTGGGTGGggtaaaaattatgatgaGGAATGGAATATCTCAAATAGAAGCTGAAAATGATCAAGATgggataaataaaattttcaagtGGCTATCTTACGTTCCTAAAACGAGCATTGATTACTATGACGTTATTGAAAGGGCAGAAGAGGATGAAACGGTGCAGGAAATGGAGGATAAACAACAAAACTATGACAGCTCCACTAGACCATGCATGTTAAGAGGTACTGGAAGCCCAGGAAAAAACACAGAACCAAAGAAGGCTAGAAAACAAGGTGATAACCGAGAAGATTACATTGATGGTCACATATATAGTATCACAGATGATAAGGTAGATAGTAATTTCCAGAACATAGGAGTAAAAATATGCGAACCAATTAGCCTAGCAGGAACTGGTGAAGAGTCAtttagcaaaaataaaaatggccATACCAAATTACAAGAAGAGCAAAGCTCCAAAgcgaaattttttattaagcaGATAAATGATATGGACTCAGATGATTTGAACGATACAGATATTGTTGAGTTAATAAGAGGAACTGATACAAAACAGGGAtttttagataaaaataGCTACTTCGAATATATGAGTGAATGGGGAAAAGGAATTATAGCAGGAAGAGGAAAATTAGGTTCAATACCAATTGGTTTTATTGCTGTGAATAAGAATTTAGTAAAACATGTCATTCCATGCGATCCAgcattaaaaacaaaaactaTTAAATCAATACATGCTCCTTGTGTATTTTTACCagataattcatataaaactGCACAATCTATCGAAGATTTCAGTAAAGAGAATTTGCCTTTGTTTGTTTTTGCTAATTGGAGAGGTTTTTCTGGAGGTACTATGGACATGTTCAATAGTATTTTGAAATTTGGATCTATGATAGTTAATCAGTTAGTTAATTATAAACACCCTGTTTTCGTTTACATTCCAATTGGGGGTGAGTTAAGAGGTGGATCATGGGTAGTTGTAGATGAAACTCTGAATAGTCAAATAATTGAAATGTATGCAGATACGTACAGTAAAGGGGGTATACTAGAACCACCCGGTATTGTTGAAGTGAAATTTCGATTTCCAGAAATCAAGAAATTAATGCACAGCATTGATTCGTCTATAATTGCTCTGAACGAGAAGTTGTTAAATGCGCAG GAAGACGaggatataattaaaataaaaaaagaaatcgAAGAGAAGGAAAAAGAACTTTTGCCATTTTATTTACAAGTATGCCATAAATACGCAGATCTACATGATGTGTCCACATGTATGCAATCGAAAGGAGCAATTAGAAAAATAGTCCCTTGGAAAAAAGCgcgttcctttttttattatcgcTTATTAAGAAGattgttaataaatatattgaa taaaaaatatagcagtaaaatatcaaaaaatgaCGAAATAAAGAAGCTTCTTAACAGCATTACTGACTCGGACGTGGGTGACTATGAAGCATGTAAAAGAATTCTAAATGAAAACActttgaattatataaagaaattaacTGACGacatattatacaaaaataactTGGACGACTTTTACGAGGCCTTTGAAAATTTATCGAGAAGACAAAAAAAGGagctttttaataaaatcagttcttataaattttaa